AACTCTGCGCCTGCTTGGTCTGACTCGGCCGTCCAGTCTGCCGTCGTTGAAAGCCCGCTTGGAGAGCCGTGATACACATAGGCACGGCCCTCCCTATCTTGTCCATTGTTATAAAGATATGCTCCAACTACTACATCACCGTACCCGTCTCCATTGACGTCTCCCGCTGTACCCACGTAATGGCCAAATTCTGCGCCTGCCTGGTCTGACTCGACAGTCCAGTCTGCCGTCGTTGAAAGCCCGCTTGATGAACCGTAATACACAAATGCCCTCCCCTCATCTGTTTGGTCATTGTCATAATACTTTGCTCCAATGATCACATCACTATACCCGTCTCCATTGATGTCTCCCGCTGTACCTGCAGACATACCAAACCATGCATCTGCCTGGTCTGACTCGGCTGTCCAATCTGCCGTCGTTGAAAGCCCGCTTGATGAACCGTAATACACAAATGCCCTCCCCTCATTCGGTTGACCATTATCATACAACCGTGCTCCAACGATTACATCACTGTATCCGTCTCCATTGACGTCTCCCGCTGTACCTACAGACACACCAAACCATGCATCTGCCTGGTCTGACTCAGTGGTCCAGTCAGCCGTGGTGGAAAGCCCGCTTGATGAACCGTAATACACAAATGCCCTCCCCTCATTCGGTTGACCATTATCGTAATTTACTGCCCCCACGATCACATCACTGTACCCGTCTCCATTGACATCTCCCGCCGTGCCTGCTGACCAACCAAACCATGCACCTGCCTGGTTTGACTCAGTGGTCCAGTCAGCCGTGGTGGAAAGCCCGCTTGGAGAGCCGTGATATACATAGACCCTCCCCTCATTGTTCTGACCATTGTCATAAAGGTGTGCTCCAACGATTACATCACTGTACCCGTCTCCATTGACATCTCCCGCCGTGCCTACGGAAATACTAAAATTTGCGCCCGCCTGGTCTGACTCGGCCATCCAGTCGGGAGATGTCGCGAGGGGATCAATGGTGACAGGATAGACCGCATGTTCTGGGTCAACAAGTATTGAAAGTTTCTGGTCCTCAAGTGCAAAGTGGGCCGGCAGACTTCGTCCTTTCGCGTCATAGGCGTACAGTTTTCCATAGTTGATAACACTAATTCCTTCGGTTGTGGTAAACGCAATGGTTTCTCCTTTATTTTTTAGGCTGGCCTTTACATTCCCCGTCAGGGCGATCTCCACTGCTATCAAAGCATCATTTGATTTTTTCCGGGTTCCTTCCGGAGAAGAAAACAGGGTAAAGCCCTGCTCCAGTCCCATTTCATCATTGATATACCATTCCGTTAAATTCTTTCGCTGGTATTCCATGCGGTTTCCCTTTGCCCGCAGTTCTGCCCGGGAAACCGGTTGTGTATTCCCTTTATATCCATACCGTTCAAGTTTCATCCCCCATACCCATTCAGGGGTTTCTGCTTCCCGTGAAATAACTTTTACACCGTCAGGGGTAAAATAGGCCCGAAAATGATGCGCCCTGTTTGGCGATTGCCATGCCTTCTCCAAATCTGGCAGAGAGGTCTTTTCTTGCCAGGTAACCTGGTACTCGGAGGTACTGATATCCTCCTGCACTGTTTTCCACCAGCTATCTGTTGTTTCCGGAGGCAATTGTCCTGACTGTTCCTTTTCACCTTTTATTCCCTGTGCCTGTGCCGGTGGGGGCAAAAAAGGTATGAGGATTACCTCACAAAGAGCTATGACCATACCCAGCACTACCGTTTTCTTTCGTATCTTTGCCATTTCGTTTTCCTCTTTTACATGTTCTCTGCTCTCTGCCATGACATAGTTTTTTCCGCGCATACCGTTTTGTCCTCATACAAATAAATAGCCTTACTACTGGGATATTTACTAAACATCCCCGGCAGTAAGGCTATCTTTATATTTTCCTGTCTTCGCAGGAAAATATGCGAAAGACCCTATTACGTTACGCCCCAAGACCGCTCAGGGTTTGCCTTTGTCAGAATGGTTTTCTTTTTTATAATCAGACTCTCTCCTTTTAACACCCGCATATCTTTGAGTGTTTGGCCTGTGGTATTGAACCGACCTTCTTTGCCCTCTCCCGGCAAAGACATTTCTTGCATTTATGTTTTTTCTGTTTCATGATCTTTTCCGCCTCTTTCTTTTTTTCAATGAATAATGACTTTATCATAAAGAGTTCCTTCTCTTAAAAATTTTCACCCTGCCATTCCTTCATCCTTCTTAAGCTGTTGGTAAACGGAACATAAACGCTTCCGTGAGGGAACAGTAAAATCCAGTTACCAAAGCCCGTCCTTCCCGCAGAACAATAAATACCCGTTTTCCTGTTATAAGGATGCCATTTTGAATCAATCACGACAAGATCACCTTTATTGAATTTTTGTTTTTCCATAGAAATATCTCTGTATAAAAAACCTGAAGCAAGAGAAGATCAACGCAAGGAAACTTCTCATAAAAATTTGTCACGAGTAGTACCGGCCAACGCTTAATTTAGAAAATACCGTACCAAAACAACTGACTTTCAAATTATTTTGTATCTTACTATTAAATAATTAGTTACAGCAACATCAATGCTTTTGATGGCATACGGGAATCACCTTCAGGGTCAGGAAGCTGACACTGACATGGGCAAGGCAGACAAAAATATCTCCAGCAACTGCCTGTTAAAAAATAACTTGTGAAGATATCACAGATCTAAAACAGGAACGACAGATTTCTGACACATTATTTAATCATCTGTATTCACTCAGGTTACGTTATAAATACGGTTACTATCGGGAAAGGAATAAAGTAATACAAAAAACTCCACAGGAAAAAAATATCTTCATTGCATCCTTGATGTTTTAGCCTTGAGATTTTTCATTTCAGCGTGAGATACATGAACATCCTTGCGCCATGAGAGTACAATGGTTGTGAATGTTCCTAGTATCGCAATAATTGACGCAAGGTATGTTTGGACCATTTTCAGGCTAAACCCCGATGCTTCCTTTGAGAGCCTCTCCAGGGCCTTTGCCTGATTTCCAATAACGACTTTTGCCGCATCAATATTGTCGCTGGTTTCGCGAAGCCACCCCGGAACATTGGTTGTCACGTTGTAACCGACGGCCAACTGACTCATTGCCTTGCCGAGATACCTGGCAATCTCACGATTCTGAGAACGTGCCAGGGTGAGTACGTCCATGGTAAGAAAAAATGGTATGACCCATAGTATGAGAGCGACAAACAAAACAGCTATGAGTTGTTTCCAGTAGTAGAATCTCATAGAAACTCATCCTCACAAAGTATTTGTATTCCAAAGCATATTAGAATATAACTTGAACTTGAGGAAAGAGACAAAAAAGTTGACTGTGAATCCAATGAGTCCTAATATTGCAACCTCCGTAGCGAAAAATCATAACCAGCCGTTTTACTTGGTCACCGGAAGGCATGGATTAAACACGAAAACCTGTCACGAAAAGATCAACGGTGACATTATGCCATGCGTTTTTACTTTTTTATTTTCCCCGCAAGAAACACCATGAGAATGGAAATATCTGCGGGAGAAACTCCTGATATCCTTGAGGCCTGTCCTAAAGAAAGAGGACGTACCAGGGAAAGCTTCTGACGCGCCTCCTCCTTGAGCTCCGCGACATTTTCATAATCAATCCAGGAAGGAATTTTACAATCCTCCATCCTTTTGAACTTATGTATCTGTGCATATTGACGTTCTATATACCCCTTATATTTCACCTCAATTTCCACTTGTTCCTTTACCTCCTTCGAAATATTTCTCCCGCGAAGCTCCGTGTCCAAGGCAAGCAGATGATCAAAGTCAACCCCGGGACGACTCAATATTTTCGCCAGGGTGTCAGTACCCGATTGTTTTTTATTTATATACAAAAAAATTTCCGTAATCGCCTGTTCTTTTTCCTGTAATTTTTCCCATTGTTGCCCGGAGATGAGGCCGTATCGGTATCCATAGCTCATGAGCCTTCTATCGGCATTGTCTTGTCGCAGGAGAAGCCTGTATTCCGCCCGGGAAGTAAACATCCGGTAAGGTTCCTGTGTGCCCTTCGTCACCAGATCGTCAATCAGCACACCGATGTATGATTCAGAACGGTCCAGAACAAACGGTTCTTCGTTCCGTATTTTGAGCACGGCATTGATGCCTGCCATAAGGCCTTGTGCCGCGGCTTCTTCGTAACCCGAGGTTCCGTTAATTTGACCCGCAAAAAAAAGATTTTCTATAACCTTTGTTTCAAGGGACGGACGAAGTTGCGTAGGCGGCATATAATCATACTCTATTGCGTAGCCATATCTCACAATTTCAGCCGATTCCAAACCGGTGATCGAATGGACTATTTCCTCTTGAATTTCAGGGGGCATACTCGTAGAAATCCCATTACAGTATACTTCAGAAGTATTTACTCCCTCAGGTTCCAGGAATAACTGATGGTGGGTTTTTTCTGAAAAACGAATGACTTTATCCTCTATTGACGGACAATACCGGGGACCTTTAGACTCGATTTGACCTGTGTAGAGCGGTGAACGGCCAATATTGGACCGAATGATAGTATGGGTATGGGAATTCGTATACGTAATATAACAGGGAACCTGCCGGCGATCTATTCTCCGGGTTGAAAATGAAAAGGGTTGCGGTTCCTGATCCCCATGCTGGGCTGCAAGCACACGATAATCAATAGTCCTGCCATTGAGGCGTGGTGAGGTGCCTGTTTTCAGACGTGATACTTCAAAACCCGTCTTTCTCAGGAAATCCGGCAACCTCTCCGAAGAAAACTCGCCAGCCCTCCCTCCGGAAGTAACGCACTCGCCAATATGAATCAGGCCCTTTAAAAAGGTGCCGGTTGTAAGAATAACGGCCCGTGCTTTATACCGTAAGCCGCTTTGGCCAACAAGCCCCGTTACCCTTTCCTTCTGTATGATAAGGGCATCAACAACCTCTTGCTTCCAAAAAAGATTATTTTGCCCCTCCAATCTCTTTTTCATTGATGCCTGATAGGCTTTTTTGTCTGCCTGGGCACGTGGAGAATGAACTGCTGGTCCTTTTTTCGTATTGAGCATGCGGAATTGAATGCCGGTCTCATCAATCGCTTTCGCCATCTCTCCGCCGAGGGCATCGATTTCTCGTACCAACTGACCTTTTGCAAGGCCTCCGATGGCAGGATTACAGGACATTTGCGCAATCGTATCAACATTTATGGTGAGCAATGCTGTTCTCATGCCCATTCGCGCAGACGCAAGGGCTGCCTCACAACCGGCATGCCCGGCCCCAACCACGATTACATCAAATTCTTTATACATGAATTGTTATTTTGCACGTTCAACAAACCGTGTTTCCCGAACAACAGTCACAATAACCTCTCCGGGGTATTCCAGTTGTTCTTCAACCTCTCTTGCAATGTCATAACACATCTTAGCGGCAGACTTGTCATTCACTTTATCCGGATTTACCAGAATGCGCACTTCTCTTCCTGCCTGAATGGCATAAGCGCCCTCCACGCCACCAAAGGAGGTTGCAATGCTTTCAAGACGCTCGAGCCTCTTAATGTATTTTTCCAGCGTTTCTCTTCTCGCGCCAGGCCTACCGGCAGAAATCGCATCAGTAGCACTCACCAGAACCGTATAAACAGATTCCACCGGTGTCTCCTCATGGTGTCCTCCGATTGCGTTCACCACTTCAGGCCTTTCATTATATCGTTTTGCAATCTCAGCGCCTATCAACGCATGGGTACCTTCCACTTCCGGCCCCATAGCTTTACCTATGTCATGTAAAAGACCACACCTTTTTGCCAAGGGAACATCCAGTTTTAATTCACCTGCTATGATACCCATGAGATTACTTACTTCAATAGAATGTTGTAATTGGTTTTGTCCGTAACTTGTCCGGTACTTGAGCCTGCCGAGTAATTTTATCAATTCTATGTGAAGGTTGTGAATACCCAAATCAAAACACGTCTGTTTTCCTGTTTCCTGAATAACATGGGCAACTTCTTTTTCTGTTTCCTTTACAATTTCTTCTATGTGTGCAGGATGAATTCTGCCATCAAGAATCAATTTTTGCATGGATTGCCGCGCAATTTCACGCCGAACACTATCAAATCCAGAAAGAACTATCACGCCAGGTGTATCATCGACCACAACATCAATTCCTGTCGCTTTCTCAAAGGCACGAATATTTCTCCCCTCCCGACCAATAATACGTCCTTTCATCTCATTATTAGGCAATTCAATCGTACTTACGATATTTTCAGCCGTATGCGATGCAGCGCATCGCTGTATTGCGGAACTGACCAATGAAACCGCCGTTTGCTCCGCATTTTCTTTCGCATCCGAGATTTTTTTCGAGATCAATGCGGAACATTTGACATCGAGTTCTTTTTCTAACCGGCTTAATAAAAGTTTTTCCGCTTCTTCTCTGGACATGTTATTAATTTTTAGAAGGACCTTGTTTTCATCTTCAATAATTTTCTCTAATTCCAGCTTTTTTTCATCTAATTTTTTTTCCTTTAAGGCAATATTTGCGGCAAGGGTTTCAATGTATTTTTCTTTCTTCGTTATCAATTCAATCTTATGTTCGAGATTGTCTTCCCTCTTGCTTAATCTTTTTTCCTGCTGCCTCAACTCTTGTCTAATTTCATGGGTCTCTTTCTCTGAAGCTTCTCTTTGCTGGTATAACTCAGCCTTCAAAGCAAGCTCCGCTTCCTGCTTGATTTTATCCGCTTCCCGCTGCGAATCCTTGATGATTTGTTGTACCTTCTCTTCGTTTACCGCCTGCTTTCGTTTGTATATGAGAATACAAATAAAGTATCCAATCGCAATACACGCGGGAAAAATGAGATACACCGGTAATGGGTAAATTTGCATTGTTATTTGAGCTGATTTGTTATGCTCATCCTCCGGAAAAATTGAATTATCCTGCTGCAATAAGAGAAATTCGAAAAAGCTTGAGATAAATGAATCCGATGGAAGAGAAAAAACCTGAAATGGAATGCCAGAGTTTGAACTTTAGAAGAAATGGAAACGAGGCCTTTTCAGAAAAATACCGCTGATAAAAAACACTGCCGTAGTTAAACACTAACCCCTGATACAAAGGCTGGTAGTAAAAAGAGAAACACGGTTCAGTACTTCCTGTTTCTTATTCATATCGGCCAAACTACATGCAAGGTAAAATTTCTTTAAAGACAAAAATAAAAACTTTTACATGAATGAAACAAGAACAAACATTTCGCTATCACAAAAAAATTTTTCAAATATTTTCATTGCTTGCCCATTACGATGCTTCAATACCAGTTCAACAGCTCCATTTCTTCAATCAATTTCATTTTATTAAGCTGCTTTGATTTATAAACGACATCCCCTTCAAATTAAAACTTCCAGCGTTTAAAAACGCCACAATATTTCGAAAATGGTATACAACACAGGCACTTCTTTAAAGACAAACCCGCTGTGGCAGAAAAATACGAACGGTACCTAATAAAAAGACAAAAACACTATAAAATTATAATCAATATTTTTACTTAAGTCAAGTGATTTTACCTATTTGTCAACAAGTTTCACGGATATGCAACGTGTCAAAGAACGGCTTTCCTCCGGCAACTATCTCAGACATCTTACGCCTTGACAAGTAAATTGTTGTTCAGTATAATTTTTCCGTCAAGCAAAGAACAGAAACCAGATTCGGATTCACATCTGTTTTTTTCTGTAATAGTATTTGTTACTCTTCTCGTTAAGGGGATAGCTATGAGAGTCGAGGTAGAATTGCAGGATCTAGACGATAACAGCGGAAATGAAGCTACTGTTTCTTTCTGGTATATAGAGGAAGATGAAGAGGTGGAAGAAGGCGATGACCTTGTTGAAATGATCACAGAAAAAGCAACCTTTAATGTTACGGCTCCTGTGTCTGGAAAATTGGTTGACATATTTGCCCAGGAAGGAGATATCGTTAAGGTCGGTGATGTGATAGCGATAGTTAATACTGAAGGTGAAGAAGATGCCGATGAATATGAGGACGAGGAAGAAAATGAAGATGAAGATTAGGTTGACGCGCCGTAACACTGTTGTTTCACTTTTGCTTTCTTTCTGCTAAGTTGATGTCATATAGAAACATCGTATTTCAAAATCGTATCATCGATATATTTCAAAACGTCATAAAAAACAACAGACTGGCACATGCCTATATCTTTGCAGGCCCGGAAGGAGTCGGCAAATCTTTATTTGCAAAGGAATTAGCAAAATCTCTCTTTTGCCGATCTTCCCATTGGGATGCCTGTGACAAATGCAATAATTGCCAGAGAATTATCACAGACAATTATCCGGACCTATTCTTTTTTTTCCCGGAAAAAAACAGTCGGGTAATAAAAATAGAGCAAATAAGACATCTTCAGGGAATCCTGAATACCACTCCTTTGGAATCCCGGAATAAAATGGTAATTATTGAGTCGGCGGACAAAATGAGCGAAGAAGCATCAAACTGTTTATTAAAAACACTGGAGGAACCGCCCGCATTCGCCCTCATTGTATTAGTTGTTACTTCCTTAGAATTTGTAAGAGAAACGATCCGGTCCAGATGTCAGATAGTCAGGTTTGCACCTCTACCAGAAACTGCGGTAAAGGACCTCCTGATAAACAATTTCCAAATAGAGGACAAAAAGGCGGAACAATTGGCAAATATTTCCAATGGTAGTCTGAAAAGAGCATTGTTGCTCTCTGATGCACATGCATTCGAAAGAAAAATTTGGCTTGTTAAAAAACTCTTACAATTAAAAAGTAATGATAATTTAATCTTTTCAAAGGAATTGTTTGACGAGTGGAATATAGCCTCTCTGGAAAATCTAGAGGAAAAACGATTACAAACAAAGGAAATCCTTTTTTCCCTGCTCATGTATTATAGAGACCTGCTCGTCTGCAAGATAGAGAACCATGAGACAAGTCTTTACTATGAAGGTTTCAGGAATGAACTAAGAGCAAAAAGCAGTGTACTGACTGAAGACGCTTTATTTGAGATTTTAAAGATAGTCAAGTCTTCAATCGGCTATCTGGAGCAGAATGCCAATATTACCTTGTTAATCGAAACCATGATAACTCAAATACTTCAGATGCAAAATAACCCGGGGGATTTGCATTACCGGGATACTCAATATCAAAACCGGATTTTTTTTCAGCATTATTGAAGCGCATCAACACATTTGTCACATATTGCAGGATACTCTTCCTTCAAACCAACGCTTTCTCTATAGTTCCAACATCTTTCACATTTTTTGTATCGCGACGGACCGCATTTAATCCACAGGTCCTCTATGAGCTCACTTTTCACGGCATTTGGGCTCATATCGCTCCCTATCGTAACCTCTGAGACAATAAATACCGCAGAAAGGTCTTTTTCATATATTGTGAGAAATCGATACAGTTCCTCGTTTTCCGCATAAAGAGAAACGGTTGATTCCAATGAATTACCGACCTGTTTGGCAACCCGCATCTTTTCAATTTCTTTTGCCACTTCCGCCCGAATGCTAATCAGTCTTTGCCATTTATCGTTTAAGGTACTATCGACCCAGGCAGGGACAACTTTTGGAAGTGTTGTCAAATGGATGCTCCCTACATCTTCATCCTTATGAATGATTGCAGACCATACTTCTTCGGCAGTATGAACAATAATTGGCGCTGATAATTTTACCAGGCTGAGTAAGATATGGTAGAGCACCGTTTGAGCTGCGCGTCTTTCTTTTGAATCTTTTGCAAATGTGTATAAACGATCTTTTAAAATATCTAAATAAAAGGAACTCATTTCTACAGTACAAAAGTTGTGGATGGCATGAAAAATCCTGTGAAACAGGAATGATTCGTAACTTGCAGTAACCTGTTTGGTTAATTCCTGTGTTTTATGGAGAGCCCAACGGTCTATTTCCTGCAACTCTTTGTAGTTCACAGAATTAATTTCTGGATCAAAATCATAAAGGTTACTCAGCAAATATCTGAATGTGTTACGAATACGCCTGTACGCATCTGAACATCTCAGGATCAAATTACGAGACACATGCATGTCATTTTGATAATCCATCGAAGAGGTCCATAGCCTGAGCACATCAGCGCCAAACTCCTTTAAGGCATCTTCAACTGAAATAAAATTCCCAAGGGATTTAGACATTTTTTCACCTTTGTCATCAACAACAAAGCCATGGGTTAAAACGGACCTGAATGGAGCCTCATCCCATGCGCCGACAGAAGGGAGTAATGAGAGCTGAAACCAACCCCGGTGCTGATCTGTGCCTTCCAGGTAAAGATCAGCAGGATATGATAAGTCTGTGCGTTTTTTCAGAACAGAATTATGACTTGAACCTGATTCAAACCAAACATCGAAAATATCCATTTCCTTTTCAAACCGGCTTCCTCCACACCGAGAACACGTGCTATTGGGGAGTAAAAAATAGGAGGCCTCTTTATAAAACCAGGCATTCGCCCCCTCTTTTTCAAATATTTCCTTAACATAATTCACTGTCTCGGTATTTACCAGTTCCAGACCACACTCTGTGCAATAAAATGCGGGAATGGGCACTCCCCAGGAACGTTGTCGGGAAATACACCAATCGGGGCGGTCAGCAATCATTTTTGCCATCCGGTTTTCACCCCAGGCAGGGATCCATCTGGTGCTCTTTACCTTATCCAATGCACGCTGACGTAATCCATTATGATCAAGGCCAACAAACCACTGTTCCGTTGCCCTGAAAATAACAGGGTCTTTACAACGCCAGCAATGAGGATAAGAATGGACAATATCCGTTTTATTCAGCAAAGCCCCTGATGTTTCAAGTTTTTCTGTTATAGCGTTGTTCCCAGAATTGATATCTTGTCCGCTAAATACCCCTGCTTCTTCTGTAAAAATCCCTGAAGCATCCACCGGACTCACAATAGGAAGGTGGTATTTATTACCCGTGAGATAGTCTTCCTGTCCATGTCCCGGAGCAACATGAACACACCCGGTTCCATCCGACAAGGTTATATAGTTTGCCAATACTACAGAACCAACTCTGTCCATAAATGTATGACAATAGTTTATGCCCTCCAATGATTCACCCCGCACTTTCCCGAGCACATCATATTCACGAATCCCAAGCGCTGCCATTACCTGTTCTACCCGCTTATCTGCCAGGAGGGTAATTTCTTTCCTGTTTGTCTTTGTATTGAAATAACAAACTGCCGCATATTCATACTCAGGATGAACAGCGATTGCGAGGTTTGCGGGGAGTGTCCATGGAGTGGTTGTCCATATCATAAGATTCATGCAGGCGCTGTCAGCGCCTTTAAACAGATTTCCGGGGATATCCGTCAGCTTGAAATTTACGTAAATCGATGGACTTGTCTTGTTTTTATATTCAAGTTCTGCTTCAGCAAGGGCCGTTTTACATCGAGTACACCAGTGAATAGGTTTTTTCTTTCTATAGATATATCCTTTATCAACAAGCCTTGCAAATACATCAATAATTCCGGCTTCATAACCAGGGTTTATCGTCAGGTATGGATGCTCCCAATCCCCAAGCACACCCAACGCCTTGAACTGTTTCTTTTGGACCTTAACAAATTTTTCCGCATAAATTTTACATCTTTTTCGGATATCGAGTTTGGTTAAATTTTTAACTTCGTCACCCAACTCCTGCATGACACGATGTTCAATAGGCAGTCCGTGACAATCCCAACCGGG
Above is a genomic segment from Candidatus Brocadiaceae bacterium containing:
- the mnmG gene encoding tRNA uridine-5-carboxymethylaminomethyl(34) synthesis enzyme MnmG, whose amino-acid sequence is MYKEFDVIVVGAGHAGCEAALASARMGMRTALLTINVDTIAQMSCNPAIGGLAKGQLVREIDALGGEMAKAIDETGIQFRMLNTKKGPAVHSPRAQADKKAYQASMKKRLEGQNNLFWKQEVVDALIIQKERVTGLVGQSGLRYKARAVILTTGTFLKGLIHIGECVTSGGRAGEFSSERLPDFLRKTGFEVSRLKTGTSPRLNGRTIDYRVLAAQHGDQEPQPFSFSTRRIDRRQVPCYITYTNSHTHTIIRSNIGRSPLYTGQIESKGPRYCPSIEDKVIRFSEKTHHQLFLEPEGVNTSEVYCNGISTSMPPEIQEEIVHSITGLESAEIVRYGYAIEYDYMPPTQLRPSLETKVIENLFFAGQINGTSGYEEAAAQGLMAGINAVLKIRNEEPFVLDRSESYIGVLIDDLVTKGTQEPYRMFTSRAEYRLLLRQDNADRRLMSYGYRYGLISGQQWEKLQEKEQAITEIFLYINKKQSGTDTLAKILSRPGVDFDHLLALDTELRGRNISKEVKEQVEIEVKYKGYIERQYAQIHKFKRMEDCKIPSWIDYENVAELKEEARQKLSLVRPLSLGQASRISGVSPADISILMVFLAGKIKK
- the rny gene encoding ribonuclease Y; translated protein: MQIYPLPVYLIFPACIAIGYFICILIYKRKQAVNEEKVQQIIKDSQREADKIKQEAELALKAELYQQREASEKETHEIRQELRQQEKRLSKREDNLEHKIELITKKEKYIETLAANIALKEKKLDEKKLELEKIIEDENKVLLKINNMSREEAEKLLLSRLEKELDVKCSALISKKISDAKENAEQTAVSLVSSAIQRCAASHTAENIVSTIELPNNEMKGRIIGREGRNIRAFEKATGIDVVVDDTPGVIVLSGFDSVRREIARQSMQKLILDGRIHPAHIEEIVKETEKEVAHVIQETGKQTCFDLGIHNLHIELIKLLGRLKYRTSYGQNQLQHSIEVSNLMGIIAGELKLDVPLAKRCGLLHDIGKAMGPEVEGTHALIGAEIAKRYNERPEVVNAIGGHHEETPVESVYTVLVSATDAISAGRPGARRETLEKYIKRLERLESIATSFGGVEGAYAIQAGREVRILVNPDKVNDKSAAKMCYDIAREVEEQLEYPGEVIVTVVRETRFVERAK
- a CDS encoding biotin/lipoyl-binding protein, coding for MRVEVELQDLDDNSGNEATVSFWYIEEDEEVEEGDDLVEMITEKATFNVTAPVSGKLVDIFAQEGDIVKVGDVIAIVNTEGEEDADEYEDEEENEDED
- the holB gene encoding DNA polymerase III subunit delta', producing MSYRNIVFQNRIIDIFQNVIKNNRLAHAYIFAGPEGVGKSLFAKELAKSLFCRSSHWDACDKCNNCQRIITDNYPDLFFFFPEKNSRVIKIEQIRHLQGILNTTPLESRNKMVIIESADKMSEEASNCLLKTLEEPPAFALIVLVVTSLEFVRETIRSRCQIVRFAPLPETAVKDLLINNFQIEDKKAEQLANISNGSLKRALLLSDAHAFERKIWLVKKLLQLKSNDNLIFSKELFDEWNIASLENLEEKRLQTKEILFSLLMYYRDLLVCKIENHETSLYYEGFRNELRAKSSVLTEDALFEILKIVKSSIGYLEQNANITLLIETMITQILQMQNNPGDLHYRDTQYQNRIFFQHY
- the ileS gene encoding isoleucine--tRNA ligase, with product MDYKKTLNLPATQFSMKANLLQKEPLIQKKWDQERLYDQIRAITKEREKYILHDGPPYPTGELHIGTGLNKILKDFIIRFYTMKGFNAPYVPGWDCHGLPIEHRVMQELGDEVKNLTKLDIRKRCKIYAEKFVKVQKKQFKALGVLGDWEHPYLTINPGYEAGIIDVFARLVDKGYIYRKKKPIHWCTRCKTALAEAELEYKNKTSPSIYVNFKLTDIPGNLFKGADSACMNLMIWTTTPWTLPANLAIAVHPEYEYAAVCYFNTKTNRKEITLLADKRVEQVMAALGIREYDVLGKVRGESLEGINYCHTFMDRVGSVVLANYITLSDGTGCVHVAPGHGQEDYLTGNKYHLPIVSPVDASGIFTEEAGVFSGQDINSGNNAITEKLETSGALLNKTDIVHSYPHCWRCKDPVIFRATEQWFVGLDHNGLRQRALDKVKSTRWIPAWGENRMAKMIADRPDWCISRQRSWGVPIPAFYCTECGLELVNTETVNYVKEIFEKEGANAWFYKEASYFLLPNSTCSRCGGSRFEKEMDIFDVWFESGSSHNSVLKKRTDLSYPADLYLEGTDQHRGWFQLSLLPSVGAWDEAPFRSVLTHGFVVDDKGEKMSKSLGNFISVEDALKEFGADVLRLWTSSMDYQNDMHVSRNLILRCSDAYRRIRNTFRYLLSNLYDFDPEINSVNYKELQEIDRWALHKTQELTKQVTASYESFLFHRIFHAIHNFCTVEMSSFYLDILKDRLYTFAKDSKERRAAQTVLYHILLSLVKLSAPIIVHTAEEVWSAIIHKDEDVGSIHLTTLPKVVPAWVDSTLNDKWQRLISIRAEVAKEIEKMRVAKQVGNSLESTVSLYAENEELYRFLTIYEKDLSAVFIVSEVTIGSDMSPNAVKSELIEDLWIKCGPSRYKKCERCWNYRESVGLKEEYPAICDKCVDALQ